A single genomic interval of Anaerobacillus sp. CMMVII harbors:
- a CDS encoding PAS domain S-box protein: MDTTLFNAMFQKSAISIVFTRLDGRFLYMNEAFSKFLGYKKEELINETYKSFTHEDDIEETERKIEALISGRINNYQLEKRFVHKSGHIVWGMVSVSLIHDQSSSVLYMMGQIENITEKKQVEAKLVESERRFRLIAENSSDRIIILTQEGKYDYVSPALTDHLGYENNELKGLGPLDLIYVDDKPIFEKALRKVIDSNVTVSISYRIQHKEGYYRWSETNIKSIKKDDDCKEILLISRDISERKKIEEKLHDSIERIHIILESISDGFVALDNEARFIYVNRAAVSLLNKSRDKLLGYKCMDVLPEFITTELLQYYESVKAQNVAVKFEIYSELLDATFAVRMYPMKDIVSVYFLDITEQKRWKYG; encoded by the coding sequence ATGGATACAACTTTATTTAATGCGATGTTCCAAAAGTCTGCAATCTCCATAGTATTTACTCGATTAGATGGTAGGTTCCTATATATGAACGAGGCTTTCTCTAAATTTTTAGGCTACAAGAAGGAAGAACTGATTAACGAAACATATAAAAGCTTTACCCATGAAGATGATATAGAGGAAACCGAGCGTAAAATAGAAGCTTTAATTAGCGGTAGAATTAACAACTACCAATTGGAAAAACGCTTTGTTCACAAAAGCGGTCATATTGTTTGGGGTATGGTTAGTGTAAGTTTAATCCATGATCAATCAAGTTCAGTCTTATACATGATGGGGCAAATAGAAAATATAACTGAGAAGAAACAAGTGGAAGCTAAACTAGTGGAGAGCGAGAGAAGATTTCGATTAATTGCAGAGAATTCATCCGACCGAATTATCATTCTGACTCAAGAAGGAAAATACGACTATGTTTCTCCAGCATTAACAGATCATTTAGGCTACGAAAATAACGAATTAAAAGGTCTAGGACCATTAGATTTGATCTATGTAGATGATAAACCAATTTTCGAAAAAGCACTTAGAAAAGTAATAGACTCTAATGTAACTGTTTCTATCAGTTACCGAATTCAACATAAAGAAGGTTATTATCGTTGGTCAGAGACGAATATAAAAAGCATAAAAAAAGATGATGACTGTAAAGAGATCTTACTAATTAGTCGCGATATTAGTGAACGGAAAAAGATAGAGGAAAAGCTTCATGACTCCATCGAAAGAATTCATATTATACTAGAGAGTATATCAGATGGATTTGTTGCACTGGACAATGAAGCTCGTTTTATTTATGTAAACAGAGCGGCAGTATCGCTACTGAATAAAAGTCGTGATAAATTACTAGGCTATAAATGTATGGATGTTCTGCCTGAATTTATCACGACTGAGCTCCTACAATACTATGAAAGCGTAAAGGCTCAAAATGTTGCCGTGAAGTTTGAAATTTACAGTGAATTATTAGATGCAACGTTTGCAGTTAGAATGTACCCTATGAAAGATATTGTTTCAGTTTATTTTTTGGATATAACAGAACAAAAAAGATGGAAGTATGGTTAA
- a CDS encoding DeoR family transcriptional regulator, with amino-acid sequence METSTDRMLNRIKSVYLYIKKRGTVSTNELVEEFGITPRTIQRDLNVLEYNKLVRSPSRGKWTTTNKKTKVS; translated from the coding sequence TTGGAAACTTCAACTGATCGGATGTTAAACCGAATTAAGTCCGTCTACCTCTATATTAAAAAAAGGGGAACTGTTTCGACGAATGAATTAGTTGAAGAATTTGGAATAACCCCTAGGACCATTCAACGTGATCTCAATGTACTAGAGTACAACAAGCTCGTCAGAAGTCCTAGTCGCGGCAAGTGGACCACAACAAACAAAAAAACAAAAGTGTCGTAA
- a CDS encoding ATP-binding protein, whose protein sequence is MEVWLRKTEKLSLVGQLAAGVAHEIRNPLTSIKGFMQLVKSTKECKDFYIDIILSELERTESIIYEFLSLAKPNEIKHMEKTNITEILVKVIQLLEAQAHLQGVTINTSFQEDYVIQCNKNEMKQVFLNLIQNAIEACHSNGCIQIQLKEKDLNHIIIQIQDDGCGIPRERLHKLGEPFYSTKEKGTGLGLLVTYKIIEGHKGKVNFTSEVGKGTTVEIVLPKRIYTLVGS, encoded by the coding sequence ATGGAAGTATGGTTAAGGAAAACAGAGAAACTTTCATTAGTAGGACAGCTTGCAGCAGGTGTTGCCCATGAGATACGAAACCCATTGACATCGATCAAGGGCTTTATGCAACTAGTAAAATCAACTAAAGAATGCAAAGATTTTTATATTGATATTATTCTATCTGAACTAGAGCGGACAGAATCTATCATTTATGAGTTTTTATCATTAGCCAAGCCTAATGAAATAAAGCACATGGAAAAAACTAATATAACAGAAATATTAGTAAAGGTTATTCAATTACTTGAAGCTCAAGCGCACCTACAAGGTGTGACAATCAATACAAGCTTTCAAGAAGACTATGTTATACAATGTAACAAAAATGAAATGAAACAGGTGTTTCTTAATCTGATCCAAAATGCTATTGAAGCATGCCATTCAAATGGATGCATCCAGATTCAATTGAAGGAAAAAGATTTAAATCATATTATCATTCAAATTCAAGATGATGGTTGTGGAATACCTAGAGAACGTCTACATAAACTAGGTGAACCTTTCTACTCAACGAAAGAAAAAGGAACTGGATTAGGACTTTTAGTTACGTACAAAATAATTGAAGGACATAAGGGTAAGGTTAACTTTACGAGTGAAGTAGGTAAAGGAACAACTGTGGAGATTGTCTTACCGAAGCGAATTTATACTCTTGTAGGATCATAA
- a CDS encoding NAD(P)-binding domain-containing protein produces MYLVVGIGKLAQSILKLNSYQEKIYVYSRTKTKVDEIEDERVSYIGKDEFHKASHVFLMLPASEIVPFLESNHSYFKEDVIFYSFATALLTKDVSTIRNVIPCKLAGHAKQMVEDQSGLFVVPEGVNCDPLVHFLVQIL; encoded by the coding sequence ATGTATTTAGTAGTTGGAATTGGTAAACTTGCCCAAAGTATTTTAAAATTAAATTCGTACCAAGAAAAAATATATGTATATTCACGTACCAAAACCAAGGTAGATGAGATTGAAGACGAGCGGGTATCCTACATAGGGAAAGATGAGTTTCACAAAGCTAGTCATGTCTTTCTTATGCTACCCGCTTCAGAAATTGTGCCATTTTTAGAAAGCAATCATAGCTATTTTAAAGAAGATGTCATATTTTATTCTTTTGCAACAGCACTGCTAACAAAGGATGTCTCAACGATACGAAACGTTATTCCTTGTAAGTTAGCTGGGCATGCTAAACAAATGGTTGAGGATCAGAGTGGACTTTTTGTTGTGCCAGAGGGGGTAAATTGTGACCCGTTAGTCCATTTTTTGGTGCAAATTTTATAA
- a CDS encoding MFS transporter — translation MAQKREVTIFKSVYFLIFFSFGGLFPLLSVYLRDEVGLTGAEIGTIISIGPIIMIFAQPLWGMFSDYTQKPREILTITMIITGGIALLYLPLSSYLAFVLVAALVALFQGSIVPISDSITLNYVHQKKGDYGSIRLWGAAGFAISVLLIGSLSDLFGLSVIFYAFALSLWFCAFFTRKMPKEGQLPKVELKKGISQLFQNKQFILFMLTTFFVFGPIFANNFYFGLFIQDAGGTLTGVGIAFLLAAGSEVPFMKWVGYWIEKTGLVKIILFATVVSSLRWFFYAFEPSPFLIYITTFSQGLSIGLFIPAALQYVREISPQDVRATAVSVYSSVGGGIGTSFCTFMAGFILDKYDIFTVYLFFGVLTTMGILTLVIILVGKSRSIVGT, via the coding sequence ATGGCGCAAAAGCGTGAAGTCACGATTTTTAAATCGGTCTATTTTTTAATATTTTTTAGTTTTGGAGGATTATTTCCTCTTTTAAGTGTGTATTTACGAGATGAGGTAGGTCTAACGGGAGCAGAGATTGGTACGATCATTTCCATTGGGCCGATAATTATGATTTTTGCTCAGCCATTGTGGGGCATGTTTAGTGACTATACCCAGAAGCCACGAGAGATATTGACGATCACGATGATCATTACAGGTGGCATAGCACTTCTGTACCTACCTCTCTCAAGTTATTTAGCTTTTGTTCTCGTTGCAGCCTTAGTGGCTTTGTTTCAGGGCTCTATTGTACCAATATCGGATAGTATAACCCTAAATTATGTTCATCAAAAAAAGGGAGATTACGGAAGTATTCGTCTATGGGGAGCAGCCGGATTCGCTATTTCAGTATTACTGATTGGAAGCCTATCTGATTTGTTCGGTTTATCAGTCATTTTTTATGCATTTGCTTTGTCTCTTTGGTTCTGTGCCTTCTTTACCAGGAAAATGCCGAAAGAGGGCCAACTTCCTAAGGTAGAGCTAAAAAAAGGGATTTCACAGCTCTTTCAAAATAAGCAATTTATCTTGTTTATGTTAACAACATTTTTTGTTTTTGGGCCGATATTTGCTAATAATTTTTACTTTGGATTATTTATTCAAGATGCCGGAGGTACTTTAACTGGGGTCGGAATTGCTTTCTTACTAGCGGCTGGTAGTGAGGTTCCATTCATGAAGTGGGTTGGCTATTGGATTGAGAAAACAGGGTTAGTTAAGATTATTCTATTTGCAACGGTCGTTTCAAGCTTACGCTGGTTTTTCTATGCGTTTGAACCATCACCATTTTTGATCTATATAACTACTTTTTCTCAAGGCTTATCAATTGGTTTGTTCATCCCGGCGGCGTTACAATATGTGAGGGAAATTTCACCGCAAGATGTTAGGGCGACTGCAGTTTCCGTTTATTCTTCTGTTGGTGGAGGAATTGGTACTTCCTTTTGTACATTTATGGCGGGCTTCATCCTAGATAAGTATGATATTTTTACTGTTTATTTGTTTTTTGGAGTTTTAACGACAATGGGTATTCTAACGTTAGTCATAATTTTGGTAGGAAAAAGCAGAAGTATAGTGGGAACATAG
- a CDS encoding DUF58 domain-containing protein — translation MGWNQEHSLPKKIYGTLFWSVPILFFIALMLKSPLIFSLGLLFAIFILMNHYYLQYVAEKTDVFDEIEVIRMFPNDTRNITIPLENKGKLPILNGEISFTFYDYDGAIELVETSGMKQEAYIFPFTLLPLTRKKREIEVKAMKRGVAQIRTIEFTVHDLLKLSHLRLHYRDYFRRELIVYPTPNPVNGLDQVVQQKQGDLPRQRSLHEDVMMTMGTREYVSGDPFNRVHWKASARTNSLQTKIYEKTTILKWTIVVNIYHQDRSKLTVENLEEILSHVAFVCQFATKHHISFEIYINTRVPKLIFIHLPPGNGKDHLLKALELLARVSKYTITTHPTEVLKMVRKEQGLTRLLFILVHIAKKKKVFIENGEELAQLCTE, via the coding sequence ATGGGTTGGAATCAAGAGCATAGCCTTCCGAAAAAAATTTATGGGACACTGTTTTGGTCCGTACCAATTTTATTTTTTATTGCTCTAATGCTTAAATCTCCATTAATTTTTAGTTTAGGGTTGCTTTTCGCCATCTTTATTTTGATGAATCATTACTACTTACAATATGTAGCTGAAAAAACGGATGTATTCGATGAAATTGAAGTTATCAGGATGTTTCCAAATGATACAAGAAATATTACCATACCTTTAGAAAATAAAGGGAAGCTCCCTATTTTAAATGGAGAAATATCATTTACATTCTACGACTACGATGGAGCAATTGAACTAGTCGAAACTAGTGGAATGAAGCAAGAAGCTTATATTTTTCCATTCACTCTTTTACCTCTAACAAGAAAAAAGAGAGAAATAGAAGTGAAAGCTATGAAGCGCGGGGTTGCACAAATACGCACAATCGAATTTACGGTCCACGATTTATTAAAACTCAGTCACTTACGTCTTCATTATAGGGATTATTTCCGGCGTGAGTTGATCGTTTATCCTACACCTAATCCGGTAAATGGACTTGATCAAGTAGTGCAGCAAAAGCAAGGTGATCTACCAAGGCAAAGATCACTTCATGAAGATGTCATGATGACAATGGGAACAAGAGAATATGTTTCTGGCGATCCGTTTAATCGTGTTCATTGGAAAGCTTCAGCAAGAACAAACTCCTTGCAAACCAAAATTTACGAAAAAACGACGATTTTAAAATGGACAATAGTCGTAAACATCTATCATCAGGACCGTTCAAAATTAACTGTAGAGAATTTAGAAGAAATTTTAAGTCACGTTGCCTTTGTCTGTCAATTTGCTACGAAACACCATATATCTTTTGAAATTTATATTAATACTCGAGTTCCTAAATTAATTTTTATTCATTTACCTCCTGGAAATGGGAAAGATCATCTATTAAAAGCGCTGGAACTTCTAGCTAGAGTCAGTAAATACACGATCACTACTCACCCGACCGAAGTATTGAAAATGGTCAGAAAAGAACAGGGATTAACCCGTTTATTATTCATTTTGGTTCATATAGCCAAGAAGAAGAAGGTATTTATCGAGAATGGCGAAGAACTGGCGCAACTGTGTACCGAGTAG
- a CDS encoding MoxR family ATPase, whose amino-acid sequence MNRQEKIANIKSSISTVLVGKEQMTELVVISILARGHILLEDVPGTGKTMLAKSIAKCLDAKFRRVQFTPDVLPSDVTGIQFFNPKEQAFELRPGPVMTNILLADEINRATPRTQSSLLEVMEERQVTIDGETLTLPKPFIVIATQNPIDTQQGTFSLPEAQMDRFLLQIRVGYPTFTEEKQMLSMYRESEPIDSLKVVLTLNEIEEMQNELKKVTLSDDIETYMLKIVAATRQSEFVEVGVSPRGTLGLMRAIQARAYIHGRDYCVPEDVKVMAPYVLSHRLVLSIEGSMRKTKEEVLLEILNKVEVPVEAGAVS is encoded by the coding sequence ATGAATAGACAAGAAAAGATTGCCAATATAAAATCCTCGATTTCAACAGTCTTAGTTGGAAAAGAACAAATGACTGAACTAGTAGTAATTTCGATCCTTGCCCGTGGACATATTCTACTCGAAGATGTTCCTGGAACAGGAAAAACAATGTTAGCTAAATCTATTGCCAAGTGCCTTGATGCGAAATTTCGTCGTGTCCAGTTTACACCAGATGTGTTACCTAGTGATGTTACTGGTATCCAATTCTTCAATCCTAAAGAGCAAGCTTTTGAGCTTAGACCCGGACCAGTTATGACAAATATTTTATTAGCTGATGAAATTAATAGAGCAACACCAAGAACCCAATCTAGTTTACTAGAGGTAATGGAAGAAAGACAGGTAACCATCGATGGAGAAACACTAACTCTTCCAAAACCATTTATTGTTATTGCTACTCAAAATCCAATTGACACTCAGCAAGGTACATTTTCATTGCCAGAAGCGCAAATGGACCGCTTTTTACTGCAGATTAGAGTGGGCTATCCAACGTTTACAGAAGAAAAACAAATGCTTTCAATGTATCGTGAGTCCGAACCAATTGACTCTCTTAAAGTTGTCCTCACACTTAATGAAATTGAAGAAATGCAAAATGAACTAAAAAAGGTGACACTATCAGACGATATTGAAACCTATATGTTGAAAATCGTTGCCGCTACTAGACAATCCGAGTTTGTTGAAGTCGGCGTTAGTCCGCGGGGTACCCTAGGTCTAATGAGGGCTATTCAAGCACGTGCGTATATTCATGGTAGAGACTATTGTGTCCCAGAAGATGTAAAAGTTATGGCACCCTATGTCCTTTCTCACCGTCTTGTCCTATCTATTGAAGGGTCAATGCGTAAAACGAAAGAAGAAGTACTATTGGAGATTTTGAATAAGGTTGAAGTTCCTGTAGAAGCCGGAGCTGTTTCTTAA
- the ftsW gene encoding putative lipid II flippase FtsW produces the protein MEVSLKKENDWILIAAVILLASFGLIMIYSSSYVIGYDRHNGDYLWFFKKQLQWISISTILFLFFMMFPYRLYQKLVFLIVLVSFISLGLVLTPLGVEVKGATRWINVGFTNIQPSEFVKLWMIIYLAHVYSRKQMYINQFGRGVLPPLIIIVGIFALIMKQPDLGTASLILAVAGLMVFCSGAKMFHLVSLASISGFVVWTYAKSEEYRMNRLTGYMDPFADETGTGYQLIQSYIAMAHGGVTGAGFGQSVQKLFYLPEAHTDFIMAIVAEELGMFGVLFVFTCLGLIVFRGIVIGTRANTPFGSLLAFGISFQIALQVCLNVGAVSGVLPITGIPLPFMSYGGSSLMITAISLGILANIARCSPRKVKQNIELEKVG, from the coding sequence ATGGAAGTTTCATTAAAAAAAGAAAATGATTGGATTTTGATTGCTGCTGTTATTTTACTAGCCTCATTTGGTCTTATCATGATTTACAGTTCTAGTTATGTCATTGGCTACGATCGACATAATGGTGATTATTTATGGTTTTTTAAAAAACAACTTCAGTGGATTTCGATATCAACCATCCTCTTTTTGTTTTTCATGATGTTTCCTTACCGTTTATATCAAAAGTTGGTCTTTCTAATTGTCTTAGTATCGTTTATATCATTAGGCTTAGTCTTAACACCATTAGGAGTGGAAGTAAAAGGGGCAACACGCTGGATCAATGTCGGTTTCACCAACATTCAACCTTCAGAATTTGTAAAGTTATGGATGATTATCTATCTCGCACATGTCTACTCAAGAAAGCAAATGTACATAAATCAGTTTGGTAGAGGTGTATTACCGCCACTAATTATTATCGTTGGCATTTTCGCACTGATTATGAAACAACCGGATTTAGGGACTGCTTCCTTGATCTTGGCTGTTGCAGGTTTAATGGTATTTTGTTCAGGGGCCAAAATGTTTCATCTTGTATCTTTAGCAAGTATTTCTGGTTTTGTCGTCTGGACATATGCAAAGTCAGAAGAGTACCGAATGAATAGGCTTACTGGGTACATGGACCCTTTTGCTGATGAGACTGGGACAGGGTATCAATTAATCCAATCGTATATTGCGATGGCACATGGAGGGGTAACTGGAGCAGGATTTGGCCAAAGTGTACAGAAATTATTTTATTTACCCGAAGCTCATACGGACTTTATTATGGCAATTGTTGCAGAAGAGTTAGGTATGTTTGGAGTTTTATTTGTTTTCACTTGTTTAGGGCTGATTGTATTTCGCGGGATTGTGATAGGGACCCGAGCTAATACACCATTTGGAAGCTTGTTAGCATTTGGGATTTCATTTCAAATCGCACTTCAGGTATGTCTGAATGTAGGGGCAGTTTCCGGAGTGCTACCGATAACAGGTATTCCTCTTCCGTTTATGAGTTACGGCGGTTCGTCACTAATGATAACAGCAATAAGCTTAGGAATATTAGCTAACATTGCTAGGTGCTCTCCAAGAAAAGTCAAACAGAATATTGAACTTGAAAAAGTTGGCTAA
- the pepV gene encoding dipeptidase PepV, which produces MHINWKEEVELRKENLLKDTCGLLKIKSVLDEKGATANAPFGEEINKALLFMLQKGEETGFDTKNVDGYAGHIEFGAGEELVGILGHIDVVPEGDGWSNDPYGAEIRDGKIYARGAIDDKGPTMAAFYGMKIINELGLPLSKRVRLIIGADEESQWRCVDRYFQTEEMPSIGFAPDADFPIINAEKGICDFEIVFPNGSESGTLRFFEAGRRFNMVPDFATATLHTNKTEELREQFSLFLQQNQLQGETTVNGKELTFTLFGISAHGMEPNKGINAGIYLAHYLQSLQIEGSGADFVAFIDQHFYNDSRGAKFGLEYEDEQTGPLTMNLGTMKFEENSGKLGVNWRYPVTYNFEAGLMALEAIIAENGLVIDLKTHAKPHYVKEDHPLIQKLQQVYERQTGEKATLLSTGGGTYARSLKAGVAFGALFPGRPELAHQKDEYIEVEDLLKATAIYAEAIYELAK; this is translated from the coding sequence ATGCATATTAACTGGAAAGAAGAAGTTGAACTTAGAAAAGAAAACTTATTGAAGGATACGTGTGGTTTATTGAAAATTAAAAGTGTCTTGGATGAAAAAGGAGCGACTGCAAATGCTCCATTTGGTGAAGAAATTAATAAGGCACTTCTGTTTATGCTCCAAAAAGGTGAAGAAACTGGGTTCGATACCAAAAATGTAGATGGTTATGCTGGACATATTGAGTTTGGTGCTGGCGAGGAGTTAGTAGGGATTTTAGGTCATATTGATGTTGTTCCAGAAGGGGATGGTTGGTCAAATGACCCGTATGGAGCAGAAATTCGTGATGGAAAAATATATGCTCGTGGTGCTATTGATGATAAAGGGCCGACGATGGCTGCCTTTTATGGAATGAAGATTATTAATGAATTAGGTCTACCGCTTTCGAAACGTGTTCGGTTAATTATCGGAGCAGATGAAGAGAGCCAGTGGCGTTGTGTCGATCGTTATTTTCAAACAGAAGAAATGCCATCAATCGGTTTTGCCCCTGATGCTGATTTTCCAATCATAAATGCAGAAAAAGGTATTTGTGATTTTGAAATTGTTTTTCCAAACGGAAGTGAGAGTGGTACTTTAAGATTTTTTGAAGCAGGTAGGAGATTTAATATGGTACCTGATTTTGCAACGGCTACTCTTCATACTAACAAAACAGAAGAGCTGAGAGAGCAATTTTCGCTATTCTTGCAACAAAATCAGCTTCAAGGCGAAACAACGGTGAATGGCAAAGAGCTAACCTTTACGCTTTTTGGAATTTCAGCTCATGGAATGGAGCCTAATAAGGGGATAAATGCAGGGATTTACCTTGCCCATTACTTGCAATCTCTACAAATTGAGGGGAGCGGTGCAGATTTCGTTGCATTTATCGATCAGCACTTCTATAACGATTCAAGAGGAGCAAAGTTTGGACTTGAATATGAGGATGAACAAACTGGACCTCTGACTATGAATTTGGGTACGATGAAGTTTGAGGAGAATAGTGGCAAATTGGGAGTAAATTGGCGATATCCAGTAACCTATAATTTTGAGGCAGGACTAATGGCCTTAGAAGCTATTATTGCTGAAAATGGTCTTGTCATTGATTTGAAGACACATGCAAAGCCGCACTATGTAAAAGAGGATCATCCCTTAATCCAAAAATTGCAACAAGTCTATGAAAGGCAAACAGGTGAAAAAGCTACACTTCTATCAACTGGTGGAGGGACTTATGCTAGAAGTCTAAAAGCAGGAGTTGCCTTCGGTGCGTTATTTCCTGGTCGCCCAGAATTAGCTCATCAAAAGGATGAATACATCGAGGTAGAAGATTTGCTAAAGGCGACAGCTATTTACGCAGAAGCGATATACGAGTTAGCAAAATAG
- a CDS encoding polysaccharide biosynthesis protein, whose translation MADSKLVRGTLILTASIFISKILGLIYIFPFKAIVGLEGLALYTYGYVPYTVLLSVATLGIPLAVSKFVSKYNALGDYETGRRLFKSGLVVMSVTGMIAFLLLFLLAGPIAYQVVDGKDLKGNSIEDVILTIRMVSVALLIVPIMSLIRGYFQGHQSMGPTAVSQVVEQLVRIIFILCLTFIIVYMLNGSIGWAVAFATFGAFVGALGGLTVLLIYWYKRKAHLEQQLLESKVNHNLPLRTIYKELVSYALPLSFIGLAIPLYQTIDLMTFNKALMGIGFSQFAAEEAFGAFAQAAHKLILIPVSIATAMSLTLLPTITKSFINDDHLSLQRQVTQTYQIILYLTLPAAIGLSILAYPAYGTLFGLGADLQIGALILRYYAPVAVLFSLFAVTSAILQGINRQRIAVIGLVAGLLVKLTLNVLFISQFEAIGAIYATGLGYLTSLGVNVWAIGNYGNYNYRFILKRFILIFIFTVIMAGVVVAVKELLMFALPLENRLNALIVLLASVGAGGLAYLYLGVRTNLAGQILGARFKFLKKKQRVES comes from the coding sequence ATGGCCGACTCGAAGTTAGTAAGAGGTACATTGATTTTAACGGCCTCAATTTTTATTTCGAAAATATTGGGACTGATCTACATATTTCCTTTTAAGGCTATTGTGGGCTTAGAAGGACTAGCATTATATACATATGGCTATGTACCGTATACTGTGTTATTAAGCGTAGCTACACTAGGAATACCACTTGCTGTTTCAAAGTTTGTTTCAAAATATAATGCTCTTGGAGATTACGAAACGGGTCGGAGATTATTTAAATCAGGCTTAGTTGTTATGTCCGTAACGGGCATGATAGCTTTTCTACTATTATTTTTATTAGCGGGACCAATTGCTTACCAGGTAGTAGACGGAAAAGATTTAAAAGGAAATTCTATTGAAGATGTCATCTTAACAATCCGCATGGTTAGCGTAGCACTCCTAATCGTGCCAATCATGTCATTGATTCGTGGTTACTTCCAAGGACACCAATCAATGGGACCAACTGCGGTTTCTCAGGTTGTTGAACAATTAGTTAGAATCATTTTTATCCTTTGTTTAACATTTATTATTGTTTATATGTTGAATGGTTCTATTGGATGGGCAGTAGCTTTTGCTACGTTCGGAGCATTTGTTGGAGCCTTAGGTGGTTTAACAGTTCTACTTATTTATTGGTATAAAAGAAAAGCGCACTTGGAACAACAACTTCTTGAAAGTAAGGTTAATCATAACCTGCCACTTAGAACGATTTACAAAGAGCTTGTTTCATACGCGTTGCCATTATCGTTTATCGGGCTTGCAATTCCACTTTATCAAACAATAGATTTGATGACGTTTAATAAAGCATTAATGGGGATCGGCTTTAGTCAATTTGCAGCAGAAGAAGCATTTGGTGCTTTTGCTCAAGCAGCACATAAGCTAATCTTAATTCCAGTCTCAATCGCAACGGCAATGTCACTTACGCTATTACCGACAATAACTAAATCATTTATAAATGATGATCACTTATCACTACAACGACAAGTAACTCAAACCTATCAAATCATTCTTTACTTAACTTTGCCAGCAGCGATAGGCTTGTCCATTTTGGCATATCCTGCTTATGGAACATTGTTTGGTTTAGGGGCAGATTTACAGATTGGAGCGTTAATTTTAAGGTACTATGCACCTGTAGCTGTTCTATTTTCGTTATTTGCTGTTACATCAGCAATTTTACAAGGAATTAATCGGCAACGAATTGCGGTTATCGGATTGGTAGCTGGTTTACTAGTCAAACTTACTTTAAATGTTCTTTTCATATCTCAATTTGAAGCAATCGGAGCAATTTACGCTACTGGATTAGGATATCTAACTTCCTTAGGAGTAAACGTATGGGCGATTGGCAATTACGGTAACTATAATTATCGCTTTATCCTTAAACGTTTCATCTTAATTTTTATTTTTACCGTCATTATGGCAGGAGTAGTTGTAGCGGTCAAAGAGCTTCTCATGTTTGCTTTACCATTAGAAAATCGACTTAATGCCCTAATTGTTTTATTAGCATCAGTTGGTGCAGGTGGTCTTGCATATTTATATTTAGGGGTAAGAACGAATTTAGCTGGACAAATTTTAGGAGCACGATTTAAATTTCTAAAAAAGAAGCAAAGAGTAGAGAGTTGA
- a CDS encoding protein phosphatase 2C domain-containing protein, with amino-acid sequence MFKEFSWVGSEEDFIDYPSCLEINQLVIGRYGGNSIAGQNKNEDGCLLWSMDNEDWELAIVLDAHHTAESAKLVLSHFQQKKESVKTILSSPTNSLTFRKLEAEVLKVFQDEEFLSSCKNIKGETSCLIVVRKHKFVWWLSIGDCLLFLFHPELAALGQYQLNQRHFYEWVGQVNTFANKVPCYSTGTTELRKGVNHLFLTTDGLIECPNGPFTNPREIVKVFKNKHNKQAIQLLFQIIKENNVMDSTTIISWKVDISEVASLPSI; translated from the coding sequence ATGTTTAAAGAGTTCAGCTGGGTTGGCAGTGAAGAGGATTTTATCGATTATCCTTCCTGTCTAGAAATTAACCAATTAGTCATTGGGCGTTATGGCGGCAATTCCATAGCAGGGCAAAACAAAAACGAAGATGGCTGCTTACTGTGGTCAATGGATAATGAAGATTGGGAGCTTGCAATTGTCCTTGATGCCCACCATACAGCAGAAAGTGCTAAACTAGTTCTGAGTCATTTTCAACAAAAAAAAGAATCTGTGAAAACTATCTTATCTAGTCCTACAAATTCTCTTACTTTCAGAAAACTCGAAGCTGAAGTGTTAAAAGTTTTTCAGGATGAAGAATTCCTTTCTAGTTGTAAAAACATTAAAGGTGAAACATCTTGTTTAATTGTAGTTAGAAAACACAAGTTTGTTTGGTGGTTATCGATAGGAGATTGTCTTCTTTTTTTATTTCATCCAGAGCTTGCTGCACTTGGGCAATACCAGCTAAATCAAAGACATTTCTATGAATGGGTTGGACAAGTGAATACTTTTGCTAACAAAGTACCCTGTTACAGCACCGGAACAACCGAATTAAGGAAAGGCGTTAATCATCTTTTTTTAACGACAGATGGATTAATCGAATGCCCAAATGGACCATTTACTAACCCGAGGGAAATAGTTAAGGTATTTAAAAATAAGCATAATAAGCAAGCAATTCAGCTCTTATTTCAAATAATAAAGGAAAACAATGTGATGGATAGTACTACCATAATTAGTTGGAAGGTCGATATATCAGAAGTTGCGAGCCTACCAAGTATTTAA